In Symmachiella dynata, the following are encoded in one genomic region:
- the fliS gene encoding flagellar export chaperone FliS yields MPAADQYLETQVLTAPPEQLHMLVVDGALRFARLGVQALGEANYELSHESFSRSREFVNELINGLKADGDEAMVVNLQAVFGFVYRALVDADGERDAQAATDAIKILEQHRQTWVELMEKISSERPATSTPTPHHALLDEQESPSRSWVS; encoded by the coding sequence ATGCCTGCCGCTGATCAATACCTGGAAACACAAGTTTTGACCGCCCCTCCTGAGCAACTGCACATGCTGGTCGTCGACGGCGCGCTGCGTTTTGCGCGACTTGGTGTGCAAGCCTTGGGCGAAGCCAACTACGAACTGTCACACGAATCATTCAGCCGCAGTCGCGAGTTTGTCAATGAGTTGATCAACGGACTCAAAGCCGATGGCGACGAAGCCATGGTTGTCAACTTGCAGGCGGTCTTTGGATTTGTCTATCGCGCGTTGGTCGACGCCGACGGCGAACGGGATGCCCAAGCAGCAACCGACGCCATCAAGATTCTCGAGCAACATCGGCAAACTTGGGTCGAGCTGATGGAAAAAATCAGCAGCGAACGCCCCGCCACCTCCACCCCCACGCCGCACCATGCCCTGCTTGACGAGCAAGAGAGCCCCTCGCGCTCCTGGGTTTCGTAA
- a CDS encoding GDP-L-fucose synthase family protein has protein sequence MSFLTGRRIVVTGGAGFLGAPVCAELAKFAPASIVVPRSAEFDLRERDDIRRLLRTARPDVIVHLAAVVGGIEANRQNPGRYFYDNAIMGIQMMEEARQAGVEKFVTTGTICSYPKFTPVPFREDAIWDGYPEETNAPYGLAKKMLLVQAQAYREQYGFNAVSLLPVNLYGPRDNFDLETSHVIPALIRKMIQARDARAEQVEVWGTGTASREFIYVKDAARAIALATDRFDKSDPVNIGSGQEIPIADLALLIAELTGFTGEICFNSNRPDGQPRRCLEISRAEQEFGFRATTSLRDGLTATIAWYEQQTKKTITPAA, from the coding sequence ATGAGTTTTCTAACGGGACGCCGCATTGTCGTGACCGGAGGCGCCGGATTTTTGGGAGCCCCGGTGTGCGCGGAATTGGCCAAATTCGCACCCGCGTCGATCGTGGTCCCACGCAGCGCCGAGTTTGACCTCCGCGAACGCGACGACATCCGCCGCCTACTGCGGACCGCCCGGCCCGATGTGATTGTGCATTTAGCGGCAGTCGTGGGAGGCATCGAGGCCAACCGTCAAAACCCCGGTCGCTACTTCTACGACAACGCCATCATGGGCATCCAAATGATGGAAGAAGCCCGGCAAGCGGGCGTCGAGAAATTTGTGACCACCGGCACCATTTGCTCCTACCCCAAATTCACTCCGGTGCCATTCCGCGAAGACGCCATTTGGGACGGCTACCCCGAAGAGACCAACGCTCCCTACGGTCTCGCCAAAAAAATGCTGCTCGTGCAGGCCCAAGCCTACCGTGAACAATACGGCTTCAACGCCGTCTCGTTATTACCGGTCAATCTTTATGGGCCGCGGGACAATTTTGATCTGGAAACCAGCCACGTTATCCCTGCCCTGATTCGCAAAATGATCCAGGCCCGCGACGCCCGTGCTGAGCAGGTCGAAGTTTGGGGCACCGGGACCGCCTCCCGCGAATTCATCTACGTCAAAGACGCCGCCCGCGCCATCGCCCTGGCGACGGATCGTTTTGACAAATCCGACCCGGTGAATATCGGCTCGGGCCAGGAAATCCCAATCGCCGACTTGGCCCTGCTCATCGCTGAACTGACCGGCTTTACCGGCGAGATTTGTTTCAACAGCAACCGCCCCGACGGCCAACCTCGTCGCTGCTTAGAAATATCGCGAGCCGAACAAGAATTCGGTTTCCGCGCCACAACCTCCCTGCGAGACGGCCTAACCGCCACCATCGCCTGGTACGAACAACAAACCAAAAAAACCATCACCCCCGCAGCGTAG
- the gmd gene encoding GDP-mannose 4,6-dehydratase: MTDPTKRALITGITGQDGSYLTEFLLEKGYEVHGIVRRSSTFSTERLNHLYQDPHETSPKLVLHYGDLTDGGSLSNLVHEIEPHEIYNLGAQSHVRVSFDQPLYTVDVDALGTLRLLEAARQLNRRHEVRIYQASSSEMFGKVSETPQNENTRFHPRSPYACAKVFSFHQTVNYRDAYGLYACNGILFNHESPRRGETFVTRKITLGATRIREGLQNKLYLGNLDAKRDWGYAADYVEAMWLMLQQDQPEDFVIATGETHSVQEFLDLTFEQVGLSPRPYVEIDPRYLRPAEVDLLLGDATMAREKLGWQPKTTFAELVKIMVDADWERARRERILATVRAA, from the coding sequence ATGACCGACCCAACCAAACGCGCGTTAATCACCGGCATCACCGGACAGGATGGTTCGTACCTCACCGAGTTCCTTTTGGAAAAAGGTTACGAGGTGCACGGCATTGTCCGCCGTTCGAGCACGTTCAGCACCGAACGCCTCAATCATCTCTATCAGGACCCTCACGAAACCAGCCCAAAATTGGTCCTGCACTACGGCGACCTGACCGACGGCGGCAGCTTGTCGAATCTGGTCCACGAAATCGAGCCGCACGAAATCTATAACCTCGGCGCGCAAAGCCACGTGCGGGTTTCCTTCGACCAGCCGCTGTACACCGTCGACGTCGACGCGCTCGGCACACTGCGACTGCTCGAAGCAGCGCGGCAACTCAACCGCCGCCACGAAGTCCGCATCTATCAAGCCTCCTCCAGCGAAATGTTCGGCAAGGTTTCCGAAACACCGCAAAACGAAAACACTCGCTTCCATCCCCGCAGCCCGTACGCCTGTGCCAAGGTTTTCAGTTTCCACCAAACCGTGAACTACCGCGACGCCTACGGCCTGTATGCCTGTAACGGGATCCTGTTCAACCACGAGTCCCCCCGCCGCGGCGAAACCTTCGTCACCCGCAAAATCACGCTCGGCGCGACCCGTATCCGTGAAGGGCTGCAAAACAAACTGTACCTCGGCAATCTCGACGCTAAACGCGACTGGGGTTACGCCGCCGATTACGTCGAAGCGATGTGGCTGATGCTGCAACAAGACCAGCCCGAAGATTTCGTGATCGCCACAGGAGAAACGCATTCCGTCCAAGAATTCCTGGACCTCACTTTCGAACAGGTGGGATTGTCCCCGCGACCGTACGTCGAAATCGACCCCCGCTATCTTCGCCCCGCTGAAGTCGATTTGCTCTTGGGCGACGCCACAATGGCCCGCGAAAAACTAGGCTGGCAGCCAAAAACCACGTTCGCCGAGCTGGTCAAAATCATGGTCGACGCCGACTGGGAACGCGCCCGCCGCGAACGCATCCTAGCCACCGTCCGCGCCGCATAA
- the fliD gene encoding flagellar filament capping protein FliD: MGTISTSVGLASNLPTGEIIDALINAQRGTIDRLASRAEEYGATSGGLNVLSGNLLSLTGSATTLGKETTFDKLTTTVSNPAILSVAPSPDTPVGTYEFEAIRKATTQQIYSKGFANTDTQTLGEGVITIASGGKLATPTPLDILNEGQGVARGVFRITDGSGASADIDISDAVSVTDVLDLINENSAISVEARAEGDGIILVDTSGQSATDFSVAELNGGHAAEGLGLLKTTAGTTITGDDINTIPGDYTLDLINGGNGLRLIEGAPELRISLTDDPTTEFDVDLDDAVTLQDIADAINDHEDNAGKVLAEVNNGQFTLTDQTGGGGAGSFELTEINDANVLHELGLDVAAVGNTISGERIIGGLDSVLLRNLNGGQGFDQLGSISLTDQSGKTAVVDLSTATSLNDVINAINQAEDTGSKLNLTATFDELGTGIRIIDTTASPSGNLTIADVGGSTLATQLGIAVDAAQSTVESGSLNLQYVNAATSLDGYAPGGGTPQTSAFTITDSAGNTATISLSTSVKNIGDVLQRINSNETINVQAQLNETGDGFELIDLAGGAETLTVQDLGGGQAAQGLRLLGEVDTNEGGQQRISSRLTTEIQIDAEDTLDDIAEKLNNANAGLTAAIIDDGSTLNSKRLVLNSTRSGSEGALILDSEGFDLGLTITTRAEDAVLRIGSNPATAFVTTSSTNRFNTGINALIDIKEVSEDPITVTVQRDQDNIINSVQSFIDSYNRIIDAAADLTKFDPDTGERGVLQGEGIVLRLLRRLDSEVTQPVGNLNGPYRSLVDLGITVTSGGKLQLDDEVLKTALDDNPAAVREFFTATDNGLSDRLETTVDAFTDPFTGAISLQNEALTASLQSIDERIGVLNEILENKRARLVEQYARMETIISELNSQSSAIDRLAALANPGSS, encoded by the coding sequence ATGGGCACAATTTCTACCAGCGTTGGACTGGCGAGCAATTTGCCGACAGGCGAAATCATTGATGCGCTCATCAATGCCCAGCGCGGTACGATCGATCGGCTCGCGAGTCGTGCCGAAGAATACGGCGCCACAAGTGGCGGACTCAACGTCCTGTCCGGAAATCTGCTCTCACTCACCGGATCGGCCACCACACTCGGTAAAGAGACGACGTTCGACAAACTGACCACGACCGTTTCCAATCCAGCGATCCTCAGCGTAGCCCCCAGTCCCGACACCCCTGTCGGAACCTATGAATTCGAGGCGATTCGCAAAGCCACCACACAACAAATCTATTCTAAGGGTTTTGCCAACACCGATACTCAGACGCTCGGCGAAGGCGTGATCACCATCGCCTCGGGTGGGAAATTGGCGACTCCGACCCCACTGGACATTCTGAATGAAGGCCAGGGTGTCGCCCGCGGCGTATTTCGTATCACCGATGGCAGCGGCGCGTCGGCCGATATTGATATCAGCGATGCCGTGTCGGTCACCGATGTGTTGGATTTGATCAACGAAAACAGCGCCATCAGCGTCGAGGCCCGTGCTGAAGGGGATGGGATTATTCTGGTCGATACGTCCGGTCAATCGGCAACCGATTTTTCCGTCGCGGAACTCAATGGCGGTCATGCGGCCGAAGGCCTAGGGCTTCTCAAGACAACCGCGGGAACCACGATTACCGGCGACGACATCAACACCATTCCGGGCGACTATACACTCGACTTGATCAACGGCGGCAACGGCCTGCGACTGATTGAAGGTGCCCCGGAACTACGGATCAGTCTCACCGACGATCCCACAACGGAATTCGATGTCGACCTCGACGACGCAGTGACGCTGCAAGATATCGCCGATGCCATCAATGACCACGAAGACAACGCCGGCAAGGTGCTGGCCGAAGTGAACAACGGTCAATTCACCCTCACCGACCAGACTGGCGGGGGCGGGGCGGGTTCTTTTGAACTGACCGAAATCAACGATGCCAACGTCCTGCATGAATTGGGACTGGATGTCGCCGCTGTGGGAAACACCATCAGCGGCGAACGCATCATCGGCGGACTCGACTCGGTCCTGCTGCGAAATCTCAATGGCGGACAGGGATTCGATCAACTCGGGTCGATTTCGCTGACCGACCAATCGGGAAAAACCGCCGTCGTTGACCTCAGCACCGCCACATCATTGAACGATGTGATCAACGCCATCAATCAAGCCGAAGACACCGGCTCGAAATTGAATCTCACAGCCACGTTCGACGAATTGGGCACCGGGATTCGCATCATCGATACCACGGCATCGCCGTCGGGCAATTTAACGATCGCCGACGTGGGAGGTTCGACGCTGGCGACGCAACTTGGCATTGCCGTCGATGCAGCGCAAAGCACCGTCGAGTCCGGTTCGCTCAACTTGCAATACGTCAACGCGGCCACGAGTCTCGATGGCTATGCTCCCGGGGGCGGAACACCACAAACCAGTGCGTTCACGATCACCGACTCTGCGGGAAACACCGCGACGATCAGCCTTTCGACATCGGTAAAAAACATCGGCGACGTGCTGCAGCGGATCAATTCCAATGAGACGATCAATGTGCAAGCGCAACTCAACGAAACAGGAGACGGCTTCGAGCTGATCGACCTCGCCGGGGGAGCTGAAACACTCACTGTCCAAGACCTGGGCGGCGGCCAGGCGGCGCAGGGACTCCGGCTGTTGGGCGAGGTGGATACCAACGAAGGGGGCCAGCAACGGATCTCCAGCCGGTTAACGACGGAGATCCAAATCGATGCCGAAGATACGCTGGATGACATTGCGGAAAAACTCAACAACGCCAACGCCGGGCTGACCGCTGCCATTATCGACGACGGTAGCACGCTGAACTCCAAACGATTGGTGCTCAACTCCACCCGGTCGGGGTCGGAGGGCGCGCTGATTCTTGACTCAGAGGGATTCGACCTCGGATTGACGATCACAACCCGTGCTGAAGATGCAGTGCTCCGCATCGGTTCCAACCCCGCCACGGCATTTGTCACAACATCCAGCACCAACCGATTCAACACCGGCATCAATGCCCTGATTGATATCAAAGAGGTGAGCGAAGATCCGATCACAGTCACGGTGCAGCGTGATCAAGACAATATCATCAATTCTGTGCAATCCTTCATCGACTCGTACAACCGAATCATCGATGCCGCCGCAGACCTAACCAAATTCGATCCCGATACGGGTGAACGGGGCGTCCTGCAAGGCGAAGGGATCGTCCTGCGATTGCTGCGACGTTTAGACAGCGAAGTCACACAACCGGTCGGAAACCTCAACGGACCGTATCGCTCACTCGTAGACTTGGGAATTACTGTCACCTCCGGCGGCAAGCTCCAACTAGATGACGAAGTGCTCAAAACAGCACTCGACGACAATCCCGCCGCCGTCCGCGAGTTCTTCACTGCGACCGACAACGGTTTGTCCGACCGACTAGAGACCACCGTCGATGCATTCACCGACCCGTTCACTGGCGCGATATCGCTGCAAAACGAAGCATTGACCGCATCATTGCAGTCCATCGACGAACGGATCGGCGTGCTCAATGAAATACTGGAAAACAAGCGGGCTCGTCTTGTGGAGCAATACGCCAGGATGGAAACCATCATCAGCGAATTGAACTCTCAGTCCTCAGCAATCGATCGACTGGCAGCACTCGCGAATCCGGGCTCGTCGTAA
- a CDS encoding DUF1501 domain-containing protein encodes MTDQASSCLSRRDALKIAAAGTLSFALPALDLRAAAKRGPEREKSLITLWLAGGPSQLETWDPHPGTKVGGPTKALATMVPGLHIADLFPHTAEQIHELSVIRSLVSKEGDHERGAYFLKTGYRPDPTVTHPSIAALVTQQQTDARVEIPRNVMIGNDPFPGRGGYLGDKFDPFKVFNPQDKVSNVTANVDDQRQQRRLSNLDIIEQSFRKNRTAAADRTQHRQTLKRALTMMTSEQLRAFELQHEPAAIRAAYGETSFGQGCLMARRLVETGVKAVQVTLDGFDTHANNFDGHQENAAILDPALAMLLTDLRQRDLLESTVVLCIGEFGRTPNINPLDGRDHWPTGFSALLGGGGLRSGVVIGETDPTGAKKDPVDPIEVPDLYATILAVLGVEYAQEVITPIGRPLALCEGAPIERLLLPST; translated from the coding sequence ATGACCGACCAAGCATCCTCCTGTCTGTCACGTCGCGATGCTCTAAAAATCGCCGCCGCCGGCACACTCTCCTTTGCGCTCCCGGCGTTGGATCTCCGCGCCGCTGCAAAGCGCGGTCCAGAACGTGAGAAATCACTGATCACGCTGTGGCTGGCGGGCGGACCGAGCCAACTCGAGACCTGGGACCCCCATCCCGGGACCAAAGTCGGCGGACCGACCAAGGCACTGGCCACGATGGTTCCCGGTTTGCATATCGCCGATTTGTTTCCCCACACGGCCGAACAGATCCACGAACTCTCCGTGATCCGCTCGCTGGTTTCCAAAGAAGGGGACCACGAACGGGGCGCCTATTTCCTCAAAACGGGATACCGACCCGACCCGACCGTGACCCACCCTTCCATCGCCGCACTAGTCACACAACAACAAACTGATGCCCGAGTCGAAATCCCCCGCAATGTCATGATCGGCAACGATCCGTTTCCCGGTCGCGGTGGATATCTCGGCGACAAATTCGATCCCTTCAAAGTTTTCAATCCGCAAGACAAAGTCAGCAACGTCACGGCAAACGTCGATGATCAGCGGCAACAGCGACGGTTGTCGAACTTGGATATCATCGAACAATCGTTTCGCAAAAACCGCACCGCTGCTGCCGACCGCACGCAACATCGTCAAACCCTCAAGCGGGCGCTGACCATGATGACTTCCGAGCAACTGCGGGCCTTTGAATTGCAGCACGAACCAGCCGCCATCCGCGCCGCTTATGGCGAGACCTCTTTCGGTCAAGGCTGCTTGATGGCGCGGCGGTTGGTCGAGACCGGTGTCAAAGCGGTGCAGGTCACGCTCGACGGGTTCGACACGCACGCCAATAACTTCGACGGCCACCAAGAAAACGCGGCGATCCTCGACCCGGCGCTGGCCATGCTGCTGACCGATCTTCGCCAGCGTGATCTACTGGAATCGACCGTCGTCTTGTGCATTGGCGAATTCGGCCGCACGCCCAACATCAACCCCCTCGACGGCCGCGACCACTGGCCGACTGGCTTTTCCGCACTTCTCGGCGGCGGTGGATTGCGCAGCGGCGTAGTGATTGGCGAAACAGACCCCACCGGCGCAAAAAAAGATCCCGTCGACCCGATCGAAGTCCCCGATTTATACGCCACCATCCTCGCCGTGCTCGGCGTCGAATACGCCCAAGAAGTCATCACCCCCATCGGCCGCCCCTTGGCACTGTGTGAAGGCGCGCCGATTGAACGATTGTTGTTGCCTTCGACGTAG
- a CDS encoding DUF1549 domain-containing protein, which produces MKVRAALIPIAVVAGVTLLVAAAARDPLRQPRRSSPANVTPTLSSAVATVDDYLNQSWTYANIASAEPADDLQILRRLSLALHGTIPSLEEIRQFQTDTQPDKLRRWTRRLLDDPRFADYFAQRLARVYVGVDEGPFIIFRRDRLTDWLSSRLQADHPYDETVRHLIAETGLWTGAPAVNFVTSARIDEDFDENKLAGRTVRAFLGQRIDCAQCHDHPFRDWTQDQFEGLAAHFGEVSLSPFGVEDKPQEYTIQDRETLEDRTVAPSVPFSPTWLPTAGTSRGQLAAWLTHPENRRFRRATVNRVWGLLFGRAYLRPVDDLDDPPPTDAPDLLDLLADDFAAQNYSIKHLIETITATRAFRAASTIDGGDDKSLAAAESKSAIFPLVRLRPEQVIGAILQAASVQTIDRNSHLLVRTIRLIREGDFIREYGDLGSDELQERGGTIPQRLVLMNGDLVRELMESNLFNSVGGTATMAPTDEQCIETAFLICLSRKPTPPESAHFVAQLQDSTDESREQVVEDLFWSLLNTTEFSWNH; this is translated from the coding sequence ATGAAAGTCCGAGCCGCCCTGATTCCAATCGCTGTTGTCGCCGGCGTGACCCTGCTGGTCGCAGCTGCCGCGCGCGATCCCCTCCGCCAGCCGCGGCGCTCCTCACCCGCCAACGTGACGCCCACGCTCTCTTCAGCCGTTGCGACGGTGGACGATTATCTCAATCAATCCTGGACCTACGCCAACATCGCCTCAGCCGAACCGGCGGATGACCTACAGATACTGCGACGCCTGTCGCTGGCGCTGCACGGCACGATTCCCTCGCTGGAAGAAATCCGCCAATTCCAAACCGACACTCAACCCGACAAGCTGCGCCGCTGGACGCGACGACTGTTGGACGATCCCCGCTTTGCCGATTATTTCGCCCAACGCCTCGCCCGCGTTTATGTGGGAGTCGATGAGGGTCCGTTTATCATTTTTCGCCGCGACCGTCTGACCGATTGGCTCAGCAGCCGGTTGCAAGCTGATCACCCCTATGACGAAACGGTGCGACACCTGATCGCCGAGACCGGCCTGTGGACCGGCGCGCCGGCGGTGAATTTTGTGACCTCTGCCCGCATCGACGAAGACTTCGACGAAAATAAACTCGCCGGCCGCACGGTCCGCGCGTTTCTAGGACAGCGCATCGACTGCGCCCAATGCCACGACCATCCCTTCCGAGATTGGACCCAAGACCAATTCGAAGGACTCGCCGCTCACTTCGGAGAAGTCTCATTGTCCCCCTTCGGAGTGGAGGACAAACCGCAGGAGTATACAATCCAGGACCGAGAGACTCTCGAAGATCGTACGGTCGCACCGTCGGTCCCCTTCTCACCAACATGGTTGCCCACCGCCGGCACATCGCGCGGACAATTGGCTGCCTGGTTAACACACCCCGAAAACCGCCGCTTCCGCCGTGCCACTGTGAACCGTGTCTGGGGACTCCTCTTTGGCCGCGCTTACCTCAGACCGGTTGACGACCTCGACGACCCGCCCCCAACCGATGCCCCCGACCTGCTCGACTTGCTTGCCGACGATTTCGCGGCACAGAACTACAGCATCAAACACCTGATCGAAACCATCACCGCCACACGCGCCTTCCGCGCGGCTTCGACCATCGATGGCGGCGACGACAAGTCACTCGCCGCCGCCGAAAGCAAATCGGCCATCTTTCCACTCGTGCGGTTGCGCCCCGAACAAGTCATCGGCGCGATACTACAAGCGGCATCAGTGCAAACCATCGACCGCAACTCGCATTTACTCGTCCGCACCATCCGTCTGATTCGCGAGGGAGATTTCATCCGTGAGTACGGCGATCTGGGAAGTGATGAATTACAGGAACGGGGCGGAACCATTCCGCAACGACTTGTACTGATGAACGGCGACCTGGTCCGCGAATTGATGGAAAGCAATCTCTTCAACTCCGTCGGCGGCACCGCCACGATGGCCCCCACCGACGAGCAATGCATCGAAACCGCATTTTTAATTTGCCTGTCGCGAAAACCAACACCACCCGAATCAGCCCACTTCGTCGCCCAACTCCAAGACAGCACGGACGAATCACGAGAACAAGTCGTCGAGGATCTATTCTGGAGCCTGTTAAACACAACCGAATTTTCCTGGAATCATTAG